A stretch of the Dichotomicrobium thermohalophilum genome encodes the following:
- a CDS encoding ABC transporter ATP-binding protein produces the protein MSTPTAETEKVSQTKPEDAYVRFDRVQKSYDGETLVVKDLNLDIAKGEFITLLGPSGSGKTTCLMMLAGFEPATHGEIFLDGRPINNVPPHKREIGMVFQNYALFPHMTVWENLAFPLQVRKLPKSDIEKKIGRALDMVQMSQFGGRRPAQLSGGQQQRIALARALVFEPQLVLMDEPLGALDKQLREHMQYEIKHIHENLGVTVVYVTHDQSEALTMSDRVAVFNDGVIQQLSTPDVLYEEPENSFVAQFIGENNKLTGTVKSLGNDGLCQVEIEGGHVVEALAVAVDQVGAPTTLSLRPERVEINPDEGATANRLEGRIEELIYLGDHIRTRMSVAGHDDFIVKVPNTHGHKIIKEGETAMVGWASQDCRALDPMPL, from the coding sequence CTGTCGACACCCACGGCCGAAACCGAAAAGGTCTCGCAAACGAAACCGGAGGACGCCTACGTCCGGTTCGATCGCGTACAAAAAAGCTATGACGGCGAAACACTCGTCGTCAAAGATCTGAATCTCGATATTGCCAAGGGCGAGTTCATTACGCTGCTCGGCCCCTCTGGCTCGGGCAAGACGACCTGCCTGATGATGCTGGCCGGGTTCGAGCCCGCGACGCATGGCGAGATTTTCCTGGACGGGCGCCCGATCAACAACGTCCCGCCGCACAAGCGCGAGATCGGGATGGTGTTCCAGAACTACGCGCTGTTCCCGCACATGACCGTGTGGGAGAACCTCGCCTTTCCGCTGCAGGTGCGCAAGCTGCCCAAGTCCGACATCGAGAAAAAGATTGGCCGCGCCCTCGACATGGTCCAGATGAGCCAGTTCGGCGGACGCCGCCCGGCGCAGCTCTCCGGCGGTCAGCAGCAGCGCATCGCGCTGGCCCGCGCGCTGGTGTTCGAGCCGCAGCTCGTCCTGATGGACGAGCCGCTCGGCGCGCTCGACAAGCAGCTACGCGAGCACATGCAGTACGAGATCAAGCACATCCACGAGAATCTTGGCGTGACGGTCGTCTATGTGACGCATGACCAATCAGAGGCGCTGACGATGTCCGACCGCGTTGCGGTGTTCAACGATGGCGTGATCCAGCAGCTCTCCACGCCCGACGTTCTGTATGAGGAGCCGGAGAACAGCTTTGTGGCGCAGTTCATCGGCGAGAACAACAAGTTGACCGGGACAGTGAAGTCCCTCGGCAACGACGGGCTGTGCCAGGTCGAGATCGAGGGCGGCCATGTCGTCGAAGCCCTGGCCGTCGCTGTGGATCAGGTTGGCGCGCCCACGACCCTGTCGCTGCGCCCGGAGCGCGTCGAGATCAACCCGGATGAGGGCGCCACGGCGAACAGGCTGGAAGGCCGCATCGAGGAACTGATCTATCTCGGCGATCACATCCGCACGCGCATGTCCGTGGCGGGCCACGACGATTTCATCGTCAAGGTGCCGAACACCCACGGCCACAAGATCATAAAGGAAGGTGAAACGGCTATGGTCGGCTGGGCCAGTCAGGACTGCCGCGCCCTCGACCCGATGCCACTGTGA
- a CDS encoding extracellular solute-binding protein, producing the protein MKLKSLGLLAAGVMAASTVVANAQDQSLTIVSWGGAYTESQVRAYHEPYTEKTGVQIYNEDKSAQALAGIRSQVEAGNVTWDIVDMLQADAQRACDEGLIMEIDHDEWFAPAPNGAPPTEDFIEGTLGDCFVPSILYATMFAYNTEAFEGEGPQTIEDVWNLEKFPGTRALQKIPQKNLEWALIADGVDPENVYEVLATKEGQDRAFAKLDEIKDSVIWWSEGAQPPQMLADEEAVIATAYNGRIFNAQVNENQPFKIMWDHQMFEVDGWVVPRGNEDQLDLIKDYLYFATDTQRLADQAKYIAYAPARKSSVPLVSTHADSGVDMKPHMPTSPENFKTAVQFNTEFWADYGDLLEERFNAWVAQ; encoded by the coding sequence ATGAAACTCAAGAGCTTGGGCCTGCTTGCTGCGGGCGTCATGGCCGCCTCGACAGTGGTGGCCAATGCACAGGATCAATCGCTGACGATCGTTTCCTGGGGCGGCGCCTATACGGAATCGCAGGTGCGTGCGTACCACGAGCCCTACACCGAGAAGACGGGCGTTCAGATCTACAACGAGGATAAGTCGGCCCAGGCCCTGGCGGGCATCCGTTCGCAGGTCGAGGCGGGCAATGTGACCTGGGACATCGTCGACATGCTTCAGGCTGACGCGCAGCGCGCTTGCGACGAGGGCCTGATCATGGAGATCGACCATGACGAGTGGTTCGCGCCCGCCCCGAATGGTGCCCCTCCGACGGAGGACTTCATCGAGGGTACCCTGGGTGACTGCTTCGTCCCGAGCATCCTGTATGCGACGATGTTCGCTTACAACACCGAAGCCTTCGAGGGTGAAGGTCCGCAGACGATCGAGGATGTCTGGAACCTCGAGAAGTTCCCGGGCACCCGCGCCCTGCAGAAGATTCCGCAGAAGAACCTGGAATGGGCGCTGATCGCCGATGGCGTCGATCCCGAGAATGTTTATGAAGTGCTGGCCACCAAAGAAGGTCAGGACCGCGCCTTTGCGAAGCTGGACGAGATCAAGGACAGCGTGATCTGGTGGTCGGAAGGCGCTCAGCCGCCGCAGATGCTCGCCGACGAGGAAGCCGTGATCGCGACGGCTTACAACGGCCGCATCTTCAACGCGCAGGTCAACGAGAACCAGCCGTTCAAGATCATGTGGGACCACCAGATGTTCGAGGTTGACGGTTGGGTCGTGCCGCGTGGCAACGAAGATCAGCTCGACCTGATCAAGGACTACCTGTACTTCGCCACGGACACGCAGCGTCTGGCCGACCAGGCCAAGTACATTGCGTATGCCCCGGCGCGCAAGTCGTCCGTTCCGCTGGTCAGCACACATGCCGACTCCGGCGTGGACATGAAGCCGCACATGCCGACCAGCCCGGAGAACTTCAAGACCGCCGTTCAGTTCAACACCGAATTTTGGGCGGACTACGGCGATCTGCTTGAAGAGCGTTTCAACGCCTGGGTTGCGCAGTAA
- a CDS encoding ABC transporter permease codes for MQDATPAQLETLKTADGTPLKDSIRKSERRARIRAFLLVLPLLAFLVITFIVPIMAMMGRSVYNPEVVNYLPNTAEALQEWEGEGVPGEDVFAALAKDMVQGREDRTIGRVAARINRELPGARSLMLGTARDADEMQPPYKEAFIAEDDRWTNPEFWGILKRESRLITPSYYLLALDYEYTPQGNIEPRPEIYQVYTDLFIRTAWMSVLITVLCILLAYPVSYLLATLPLRYSNLLMILVLLPFWTSLLVRTSAWIVLLQQEGVINDLLVGAGFISDDGRLRMIYNQTGTIVAMTHILLPFMILPLYSVMKTINPSYLRAARSLGATPLVAWFRVYFPLTLPGLAAGVMLVFILAIGYYITPALVGGETGIFISNMIASNMQGSTAQLRLAAALATILLVLVMLFYWLFNKLVGVERLKFG; via the coding sequence ATGCAGGACGCAACACCAGCGCAGCTCGAGACCCTGAAGACGGCCGACGGCACGCCGCTGAAGGACAGTATCCGCAAGTCGGAACGTCGGGCGCGCATCCGCGCATTCCTGCTCGTGCTGCCGCTGCTGGCTTTCCTCGTCATCACGTTCATCGTGCCCATCATGGCGATGATGGGTCGATCCGTTTATAACCCGGAGGTCGTCAACTACCTTCCCAATACTGCTGAAGCACTGCAGGAATGGGAGGGTGAAGGGGTTCCGGGCGAAGATGTTTTCGCCGCCCTGGCGAAGGACATGGTTCAGGGGCGGGAAGACCGCACCATCGGCCGGGTCGCCGCGCGCATCAACCGCGAGCTTCCTGGCGCGCGCAGCCTCATGCTGGGGACCGCGCGCGACGCCGATGAGATGCAGCCGCCCTACAAGGAAGCGTTCATCGCAGAGGACGACCGCTGGACGAATCCGGAGTTCTGGGGGATCCTCAAGCGGGAAAGCCGCTTGATTACGCCAAGCTACTATCTCCTTGCGCTCGACTACGAATATACGCCGCAGGGGAACATCGAGCCTCGGCCGGAAATCTATCAGGTCTACACGGATCTGTTCATCCGCACCGCCTGGATGAGTGTGCTCATCACGGTGCTGTGCATCCTGTTGGCCTATCCCGTTTCATATCTCCTGGCGACGCTGCCGCTGCGATATTCGAACCTCCTGATGATCCTGGTGCTGTTGCCCTTCTGGACCTCGCTGCTGGTGCGCACCTCGGCCTGGATCGTGCTGCTGCAGCAGGAGGGCGTCATCAATGACTTGCTTGTCGGGGCCGGCTTCATCAGCGACGACGGCCGATTACGAATGATCTACAACCAGACCGGCACGATCGTGGCCATGACGCATATCCTGCTGCCATTCATGATCCTGCCGCTCTATTCGGTGATGAAGACGATCAACCCGAGCTATCTGCGCGCGGCGCGCTCACTTGGAGCGACCCCGCTGGTCGCGTGGTTCAGGGTCTATTTCCCGCTGACATTGCCGGGGCTTGCCGCGGGAGTCATGCTCGTCTTCATCCTGGCAATTGGCTACTACATCACGCCTGCCCTGGTCGGTGGCGAGACGGGCATCTTCATATCCAACATGATCGCCAGCAACATGCAGGGGTCCACGGCGCAACTGCGCCTGGCTGCGGCGCTGGCAACGATCCTGCTGGTCTTGGTGATGCTGTTCTACTGGCTCTTCAACAAGCTGGTGGGCGTGGAACGGTTGAAGTTCGGCTAG
- a CDS encoding ABC transporter permease yields the protein MALPPYASTLERVWHYAYHVICALIFLFLIFPILVILPLSFNAEPYFTFTTEMLQFDPAGYSLRWYDDLLSSEEWLRAIRNSFIISIASTVIATTLGTLAALGLSRRHMPARGFITALLISPMIVPLIITAAALFSFYARIELSQTFFSIIMAHVVLGTPFVVITVTAALASFDEQLIRASSSLGANQTTTFFRVILPLVLPGVISGALFAFVTSLDEVVVVLFLAGPEQTPITVRMFSGLREEISPTILALATILVGISIALLTTLEMIRRRGERLRGLSPG from the coding sequence ATGGCGCTGCCTCCTTATGCAAGCACGCTTGAGCGCGTCTGGCACTACGCGTACCACGTGATCTGCGCGCTGATCTTCCTGTTTCTGATCTTTCCGATCCTCGTCATCCTGCCGCTGTCGTTCAACGCGGAGCCCTATTTCACGTTTACCACCGAGATGCTCCAGTTCGACCCGGCGGGCTATTCGCTTCGCTGGTACGACGACCTCTTGAGCAGCGAAGAGTGGCTGCGTGCGATCCGCAACTCCTTCATTATTTCGATTGCCTCGACAGTCATCGCCACGACCCTGGGAACGCTCGCCGCGCTCGGACTGAGCCGCCGGCACATGCCTGCGCGCGGCTTCATCACGGCGCTGCTCATCTCGCCCATGATCGTGCCGCTCATCATTACTGCGGCGGCGCTGTTCAGCTTCTATGCGCGCATCGAGCTGTCGCAGACCTTTTTCTCCATCATCATGGCGCATGTCGTCCTGGGGACACCCTTCGTGGTGATCACGGTGACCGCCGCGCTGGCCAGTTTCGACGAGCAGCTGATCCGCGCATCATCCAGTCTCGGCGCAAACCAGACGACGACCTTCTTCCGGGTGATCCTGCCGCTGGTGCTGCCGGGCGTTATCTCTGGGGCGCTCTTCGCGTTTGTCACCTCGCTCGACGAGGTGGTCGTGGTGCTGTTCCTGGCGGGTCCCGAGCAGACGCCGATTACGGTGCGCATGTTCTCCGGCCTTCGCGAAGAGATCAGCCCGACGATCCTGGCACTGGCCACAATCCTCGTTGGCATTTCCATCGCGCTTCTGACCACGCTGGAGATGATCCGCCGGCGCGGCGAGCGCCTCCGCGGTCTCAGCCCCGGCTAG
- a CDS encoding acyl-CoA dehydrogenase: MSGKAEFQWDDPLLLEEELSEEERLVRDTARAYAQEKLLPRVISAFREERFDREIMYELGELGLLGSTIPEEYGGAGANHVCYGLSAREVERVDSGYRSAMSVQSSLVMHPIHAYGSDAQRERFLPRLASGELVGCFGLTEPDHGSDPGSMATRAEKVSGGYRLTGAKTWITNSPIADIMIVWAKLDGAIRGFILERGMAGLETPAIEGKLSLRASITGQIVMDEVFVPEENLLPNAEGLKGPFGCLNKARFGIAWGALGAAEFCWHAARAYTLEREQFGRPLAANQLIQKKLADMQTEIALGLQGCLRASRMLDDGTCTPETISLLKRNSCGKALEIARASRDMHGGNGISEEYHVMRHLMNLETVNTYEGTHDIHALILGRAQTGLQAFTGH, encoded by the coding sequence ATGTCCGGTAAGGCCGAGTTCCAGTGGGATGACCCGCTCCTCCTTGAAGAAGAGCTGAGCGAGGAAGAGCGCCTTGTGCGCGACACCGCACGCGCCTATGCCCAGGAGAAGCTCCTGCCGCGCGTTATCTCGGCGTTTCGCGAGGAACGCTTCGACCGCGAAATCATGTATGAGTTGGGCGAGCTTGGCCTGCTCGGCTCGACGATCCCGGAGGAATACGGCGGCGCCGGCGCGAACCATGTCTGCTACGGGCTGTCCGCGCGGGAGGTCGAGCGCGTCGACTCCGGCTATCGTTCGGCGATGAGCGTTCAGTCCTCGCTGGTCATGCACCCGATCCACGCCTATGGATCGGACGCTCAGCGCGAGCGATTTTTGCCCCGCCTCGCCTCCGGCGAATTGGTCGGCTGCTTCGGCCTGACCGAGCCGGATCATGGCTCCGATCCCGGCAGCATGGCGACGCGCGCGGAAAAGGTTTCGGGCGGCTACCGGCTCACTGGCGCGAAAACCTGGATCACCAATTCGCCCATCGCCGATATCATGATCGTCTGGGCCAAGCTGGACGGTGCAATCCGAGGTTTCATCCTGGAACGCGGCATGGCAGGCCTGGAGACCCCGGCGATCGAGGGCAAGCTCAGCCTGCGCGCCTCCATCACCGGCCAGATCGTGATGGACGAGGTTTTCGTGCCGGAGGAGAATCTGCTGCCGAACGCGGAAGGGCTGAAGGGCCCGTTTGGCTGCCTGAACAAGGCGCGCTTCGGCATTGCCTGGGGCGCATTAGGCGCGGCGGAGTTCTGCTGGCACGCTGCGCGGGCCTACACGCTCGAGCGCGAGCAGTTTGGCCGGCCGCTTGCGGCCAACCAGCTGATCCAGAAAAAGCTTGCGGACATGCAGACCGAGATTGCGCTCGGCCTGCAAGGCTGCCTGCGAGCCTCACGCATGCTGGATGACGGGACCTGTACGCCGGAGACGATTTCGCTTCTCAAGCGCAACTCTTGCGGCAAGGCGCTGGAGATCGCCCGGGCGTCGCGCGACATGCACGGGGGCAACGGCATCAGCGAAGAATATCATGTCATGCGGCACCTCATGAACCTGGAAACGGTCAACACCTATGAAGGCACGCATGACATTCACGCGCTGATCCTCGGCCGCGCCCAGACGGGCCTTCAAGCTTTCACGGGCCATTAA
- a CDS encoding amino acid ABC transporter substrate-binding protein has product MKPLLKWSLSAFAAVGLMAAPQAASAQDCDTIELGAAISLTGKYATNGMHTQNGYEFAIDKIAEAGGVQIGDKCYNFNVTYYDDESKGDRAATLAERLIQQDEVQYMLGPYSSGMTKAIAPVTEKYKIPMIEAEGASRSLFNKGYKYLFAVLSTSEQYLAEAVNLAADVAKENGKDPSEVKLAVAVENDPFSLDIRAGVLEDAAKYDMDVVIDEKLPRDLSDMSAILTKVSLIKPDLLVVSGHSKGAATAVRQIEEQNIQTPMVAMTHCEAADVTGNYGDAANGILCATQWAETLKYEDPIFGTAANFEKEFKEAYPEYQGKTVPYQSAQAAAAVYVFKDAFERAGTLDKDAVRDAIAETDLMTFYGGIKFSDAGNNIAKPMVLRQIQDGQYNVVAPAKFASHDLIYPRK; this is encoded by the coding sequence ATGAAACCATTGTTGAAATGGTCGCTATCGGCGTTTGCCGCCGTCGGTCTGATGGCCGCCCCGCAGGCTGCGTCCGCGCAGGACTGCGATACGATCGAGCTTGGCGCGGCGATCTCGCTGACGGGCAAGTATGCCACCAACGGCATGCACACGCAGAATGGATACGAATTCGCGATCGACAAGATCGCTGAAGCTGGTGGCGTTCAGATCGGTGACAAATGCTACAATTTCAATGTCACCTACTACGATGACGAGTCCAAGGGTGACCGCGCCGCGACGCTGGCTGAGCGCCTGATCCAGCAGGACGAAGTCCAATATATGCTTGGCCCGTACTCCTCGGGCATGACGAAGGCGATCGCGCCGGTCACCGAGAAGTACAAGATCCCGATGATCGAGGCCGAGGGCGCGTCTCGCTCGCTGTTCAACAAGGGTTACAAGTATCTCTTTGCGGTCCTGTCAACCTCTGAGCAGTACCTGGCCGAGGCCGTTAATCTGGCCGCGGATGTGGCGAAGGAGAACGGCAAGGATCCGTCCGAGGTGAAGCTGGCCGTTGCGGTCGAGAACGACCCGTTCTCGCTCGATATTCGCGCGGGCGTGCTTGAAGACGCGGCGAAGTACGACATGGATGTCGTGATCGACGAGAAGCTGCCGCGCGACCTGTCCGACATGAGTGCGATCCTGACCAAGGTGTCGCTCATCAAGCCGGACCTGCTGGTTGTTTCGGGTCACTCGAAAGGTGCGGCAACGGCCGTGCGCCAGATCGAGGAGCAGAACATCCAGACCCCGATGGTCGCGATGACGCACTGCGAGGCGGCCGACGTGACCGGCAACTATGGTGACGCCGCGAACGGCATTCTCTGCGCCACCCAGTGGGCCGAGACGCTGAAATACGAGGATCCAATCTTCGGTACCGCCGCGAACTTCGAGAAGGAGTTCAAGGAAGCGTATCCGGAGTATCAGGGCAAGACGGTCCCGTATCAGTCCGCCCAGGCGGCCGCTGCGGTCTACGTGTTCAAGGACGCTTTCGAGCGTGCCGGCACGCTGGACAAGGATGCTGTGCGCGATGCGATCGCCGAGACCGACCTGATGACCTTCTATGGTGGCATCAAGTTCTCGGATGCGGGCAACAACATCGCCAAGCCAATGGTGCTCCGCCAGATCCAGGACGGTCAGTACAACGTGGTCGCGCCGGCAAAGTTCGCGTCTCACGACCTGATCTATCCGCGCAAGTAA
- a CDS encoding branched-chain amino acid ABC transporter permease has translation MDQIISNFNLLFQFPTVNLKIIIDGVMVGALFALAAYGLALVWGVMNVKNLAQGDFVIAGGYVAWFSSTQMGEYSIHPLLGVPLAFIVLWGVGWIVYKLVINRVIERDLFTSLLATFGVAIMTAQILNLLFGSDTQSIQLPYETLHLFGGVVDLPIAKLIGVGLAGVLALGVVLFMRYSRTGQAIRATAQDPRAARVLGINTDRIYAFTFSLNAAICGAAGAIIVMAWVIQPFYGIVYSIRAFVVVTAAGLGNLPGVIAAGLGLGVLEQYGALIFGIGYQQAIAVLLLLIVLIIRLAQQQRVRQALQ, from the coding sequence ATGGATCAGATTATCTCGAATTTCAATCTCCTCTTCCAGTTCCCGACGGTGAACCTGAAGATCATCATCGACGGGGTCATGGTCGGCGCCCTCTTCGCTCTGGCCGCTTATGGCCTGGCTCTCGTCTGGGGCGTCATGAACGTGAAGAATCTGGCGCAGGGCGACTTCGTCATCGCCGGTGGTTACGTCGCCTGGTTCTCCAGCACCCAAATGGGCGAATACAGCATCCACCCGCTTCTTGGCGTGCCCCTGGCGTTCATTGTGCTGTGGGGCGTTGGCTGGATCGTCTACAAGCTGGTTATCAACCGGGTGATCGAGCGCGACCTGTTCACTTCGCTGCTGGCCACCTTCGGTGTCGCGATCATGACGGCGCAAATCCTCAACCTGCTGTTCGGCTCGGACACCCAGAGTATCCAGCTTCCTTATGAAACGCTTCATCTGTTCGGCGGCGTCGTCGACCTGCCGATCGCCAAGCTGATCGGCGTCGGTCTCGCGGGCGTTCTGGCTCTTGGCGTGGTCTTGTTCATGCGCTACTCGCGCACCGGCCAGGCAATCCGGGCGACCGCGCAGGATCCGCGTGCGGCGCGCGTTCTGGGTATCAACACGGACCGCATCTACGCCTTCACGTTTTCGCTGAACGCCGCGATCTGCGGGGCGGCGGGCGCGATCATCGTGATGGCCTGGGTTATTCAGCCATTCTACGGCATCGTCTATTCGATCCGGGCGTTCGTGGTGGTCACGGCGGCAGGTCTCGGAAACCTGCCCGGTGTTATCGCCGCGGGGCTGGGACTTGGCGTACTCGAACAGTATGGCGCGCTGATCTTCGGCATCGGCTATCAGCAGGCCATCGCCGTTCTGCTGCTGCTCATCGTGCTGATCATCCGACTGGCCCAGCAGCAGCGGGTCCGTCAGGCGCTGCAGTAG
- a CDS encoding branched-chain amino acid ABC transporter permease has translation MSKTLFYIAILAISLIAPFAFPDYKTQLATLWLMIIVSLTWDMTGGQMGYNSLGNIFFYGAGMYVAGVFGIGIAHDVGAYNNAFSGDVFKFTPTEYFVGLFVGSLLGGVFCSVSALILGYLLFGLRGPYFAIGTLGVAVAAGELVANWEWIGGGQGISLPVYPYDLEQGKDVFYFMFMGVGVALFAFLAWLYNTKFGAAINAIRDDEEKAEGLGIDTLRYKLFTWAIAAFFVGIAGGISGYQLIHFEPLESAFQTINLGIFMVVCALLGGKGTLWGPVVGAILFHVFKEVTWNYLLGWQWVALGALIVVTVVYFQEGIVGWVRRQKPEWFGIVVEEDTGARAKPTTGAQPAGAAE, from the coding sequence ATGAGCAAAACCCTCTTCTACATCGCGATCCTCGCGATCAGCCTGATCGCGCCATTCGCGTTTCCAGACTACAAGACCCAGCTGGCAACGCTGTGGCTGATGATCATCGTCTCGCTGACCTGGGACATGACCGGCGGGCAGATGGGCTACAACTCGCTGGGCAACATCTTCTTTTACGGCGCGGGGATGTATGTCGCCGGGGTGTTCGGTATCGGGATAGCCCATGACGTCGGGGCCTACAACAACGCGTTCAGCGGCGATGTCTTCAAGTTCACACCTACAGAGTATTTTGTCGGACTGTTCGTCGGCAGCCTGCTGGGAGGCGTGTTCTGTTCGGTTTCCGCGCTGATTCTGGGCTATCTGCTGTTCGGTCTGCGTGGTCCGTATTTCGCCATCGGCACGCTGGGCGTCGCTGTCGCAGCGGGTGAACTGGTCGCAAACTGGGAGTGGATCGGCGGCGGGCAGGGCATCTCGCTGCCCGTGTACCCATACGACCTCGAACAGGGCAAAGACGTCTTCTACTTCATGTTCATGGGCGTCGGCGTGGCGTTGTTCGCCTTCCTGGCCTGGCTCTATAACACCAAATTCGGCGCGGCCATCAACGCCATTCGGGATGACGAGGAAAAGGCCGAAGGTCTCGGTATCGACACCCTGCGCTACAAGCTGTTCACCTGGGCGATCGCGGCCTTCTTCGTGGGTATTGCCGGCGGCATCTCCGGGTATCAGCTCATCCACTTCGAGCCGCTGGAATCCGCCTTCCAGACCATCAACCTCGGTATCTTCATGGTCGTGTGCGCGCTGCTGGGCGGCAAGGGCACGCTGTGGGGGCCGGTCGTAGGGGCGATCCTGTTCCACGTCTTCAAGGAGGTAACGTGGAACTATCTGCTCGGCTGGCAGTGGGTCGCGCTGGGTGCGCTGATCGTCGTCACCGTGGTCTACTTCCAGGAGGGCATCGTCGGCTGGGTCCGGCGGCAGAAGCCCGAATGGTTCGGCATCGTCGTTGAGGAGGACACCGGCGCGCGGGCCAAGCCCACGACTGGCGCCCAACCGGCGGGAGCGGCGGAATGA
- a CDS encoding ABC transporter ATP-binding protein — MTQNVIEVNGVSKAFGGVQANKDISLTVPDGKITGLIGPNGSGKTTLFNSIVGYHPIDEGSIRFEGREISKLRVQQIARLGLLRTFQQTRIFKNMNCVENMLIAVPHRKMTMLDMFDRANPEEMERAEMLLEFVGLYSKRKLTAGSLSFGQQKLLEFAMALMNEPKVLLLDEPTAGINPTLINGLIDRLKKANSEFGITLLIIEHNMRVIMNMADTIYCLAHGKMLASGTPEDIQNDQRVIDAYLGAH; from the coding sequence ATGACCCAGAATGTCATTGAAGTCAACGGCGTCTCCAAGGCGTTTGGCGGCGTCCAGGCGAACAAGGACATCTCCCTGACCGTCCCGGACGGCAAGATCACCGGCCTGATCGGGCCAAACGGCTCGGGCAAGACGACGCTGTTCAACTCGATCGTTGGCTATCACCCGATCGACGAAGGCTCGATCCGCTTCGAGGGGCGGGAGATTTCCAAGCTGCGCGTGCAGCAGATTGCCCGTCTGGGGCTGCTACGCACCTTCCAGCAGACGCGCATCTTCAAGAACATGAACTGCGTCGAGAACATGCTCATCGCGGTGCCCCACCGCAAAATGACGATGCTGGACATGTTCGACCGCGCCAATCCCGAAGAGATGGAACGCGCGGAGATGCTGCTGGAGTTCGTCGGACTTTACAGCAAGCGCAAGCTGACTGCCGGCAGCCTCTCCTTCGGCCAGCAGAAGCTGCTCGAATTCGCCATGGCGTTGATGAATGAGCCGAAGGTGCTTCTGCTCGACGAGCCGACGGCAGGCATCAACCCCACGCTCATCAACGGGCTGATCGACCGGCTGAAGAAGGCGAACAGCGAATTCGGCATCACGCTTCTGATCATCGAGCACAACATGCGCGTGATCATGAACATGGCGGACACGATCTACTGCCTCGCGCATGGCAAGATGCTTGCCTCCGGCACGCCGGAGGACATCCAGAACGACCAGCGCGTGATAGACGCCTATCTGGGAGCGCACTGA
- a CDS encoding ABC transporter ATP-binding protein yields the protein MANNERDASLEKAEAQAAEAARRARSAGYHMGGVETVLSVDEVTRQAKSLSEEVPVSKLEALAGHDPYLSVEDLDAGYGKMQILHGINLRVARKQSLCLIGPNGAGKSTVLHAIFGFNNIFSGSIKIGDGANKRDITGLSANEKLRQAGIAYILQDKSVFPGMTVEENLWMGGFLMDKPSEARTAAERVFDKYPRLAARRKHQAKVLSGGERRLLEISRALVMNPEILLVDEPSIGLEPRFIDMVFEILHDLQHVEGKTIVMVEQNAKKGLEFADIGYVLVSGEIAIAGKGDELLENPKVGQLFLGG from the coding sequence ATGGCGAACAACGAGCGAGACGCGTCTCTGGAGAAGGCTGAGGCGCAGGCGGCCGAAGCCGCGCGGCGGGCGCGCTCGGCCGGCTACCACATGGGCGGCGTGGAGACGGTGCTGTCCGTTGACGAGGTGACGCGCCAGGCCAAGTCGCTGAGCGAGGAGGTGCCGGTCAGCAAGCTGGAGGCGCTGGCGGGCCATGACCCCTACCTGTCGGTCGAAGATCTCGATGCCGGCTACGGCAAGATGCAGATTCTGCACGGGATCAATCTGCGGGTGGCGCGGAAGCAGTCGCTGTGCCTGATCGGGCCGAATGGTGCGGGCAAGTCAACCGTGCTGCATGCGATCTTCGGCTTCAACAACATCTTCTCCGGCAGCATCAAGATTGGCGACGGCGCCAACAAGCGCGACATAACCGGACTGTCCGCGAACGAGAAGCTGCGCCAGGCGGGAATCGCCTATATCCTGCAGGACAAGTCGGTCTTCCCGGGCATGACCGTCGAAGAGAACCTGTGGATGGGCGGCTTCCTGATGGACAAGCCTTCCGAGGCGCGGACGGCGGCCGAGCGGGTGTTCGACAAGTATCCGCGCCTGGCCGCGCGGCGCAAGCACCAGGCCAAGGTACTGTCTGGCGGCGAGCGGCGGCTCCTGGAAATCTCCCGCGCGCTCGTGATGAACCCGGAAATCCTGCTGGTTGACGAGCCGTCCATCGGGCTGGAGCCGCGTTTCATCGACATGGTGTTCGAGATTCTGCACGACCTGCAGCATGTCGAGGGGAAGACCATCGTCATGGTCGAGCAGAACGCCAAGAAGGGTCTGGAGTTCGCGGATATCGGCTACGTTCTGGTTTCCGGCGAGATCGCAATCGCCGGCAAGGGCGACGAACTGCTGGAGAATCCGAAGGTCGGCCAGCTCTTCCTCGGCGGTTAG